The nucleotide sequence ttctaattTGCTTCCTTTTCTTATAATCTGTTTATTTAATTGCTAAATTTTGAGCTGTAAAACTGGAAATATCAAAAACCCTCAATGCACTTCAACTGGGCAAGATAAAATTAAATATTGAGCTCAAAGATATGTCATTCTCATTCTTTCTAGCAACTATTGCTAATAACAAAGCAGTAAAGCTGAAAATTCTAGCACACAAATGATCTTCAAACTTATAGCAAAGATAAAACCTTCAGTTCAAAAGATAATCATATTAGTTTCATTCTTCATTGTACCTATTTCTAAATTTTTCAGCCATAAAGCTAAAAAACTAAAAACCCCAGAAAACACTTCAACTGGGTAAAACAAAAGGTATATTTTTCGCTCAAAACCCCATTTTTAGCATATTTATTTCTTGTATATGTTGCTAAATTTACCATTTATAGCTAGAAACTGAAATAAAATTCAACTGGGGTTTAACAAAAAGAAGTTTTTCCacttaaaaaaaacattttttacAGGGAAACTTACAGGCATCGATAGCAtcattcatcatatcatcatctTCATTGTAAAAATCACGTGTTGCTTTTTTTGGAGCGTTGTTGTTTTCCTTCTTCTTGaactttcctgctttctttcccATTATGTATAATACTGTAGGAATGAGGCAAAGGGTTTAAGAAACCAAAGAGGTTAAAGCCCTTTTCAAGAATAAAACCAAACGAATAATAAGAGAACGGCCGCCAACGGTGGGGACTGGAGTTGAGGCCGCGACGGGAGGGTTTTTCTTTCTTTAAGGCAAAGGGTAAaggagaaaaaataaataaatgtggaaGAAGTTGAAATATCATTtgttgaattttttaaaaaagttattAACCAAAAATACCAGGAAAATCTTTTTAAATTTCAGAATCACAATAGTCTGATTCATAACTGGTAATTAAAAATTAatcataatttcaaaagtaattgaaatttagttatttttcacgtaaaaataaaACCTAAGCAAAACTACCCTTACAAATCCAAAAATTACAGTttgaattttttatatattagatTCGACCATAATATGCTAGAATTTTATAatgtactggagttccaacaGAACATGATAGAAGTTCCATAATCCAGCATGTTATGCTGAAATTTTCTGTGTTTCAACTATGATATTTTTGTCTAGATTTTATTTTGCATAAAATAGTGACTACTTTTCAATGACTTAAAAAATgataactatttttcaattacaagTCTAAGAGGTagtttggcttataagcacttaatTTATAAGcccttttaattttaccaaacgtGCAGATAAGCCAAAAGGTGCTTATAAGTCactttgaccagcttataagcttagccaaacaacctcttggtctcccccaacttatcaaatttcagtttataagcactttaagtttgaccaaaatatttactattctatcattaaaatacttttttttaaaacaaaactctttgtaTACCCAGTTTTTCAGCTGCATATtattaatttcaatatttttatccAAATACGTAACTGGTTATTTTTTAAATCGGTTTCAGtacttaaaagtacttttcaacACATAATATTTATCAGctactctaaatcagctaagccCAACGGGCTCTGTCCACTGTCCAGCACATCCTCTATAAACATGTACTACTAAGTAGTTATTAGTGACGCAGTTTTTAAAAATTTCCTCGTATTTTATGgttacatctttttttttttagcttttgcAAATTCCATTAAATCTAGTTGCTACTAATGTTAAATGTTGATGAGATCAAAAGTGCTCATTTTTagtatattaaaagaattaaaactACCAAAAACATATTTAAGGAATTATTTTAAGCATATCTTAAACATAAAGGACCATTTTGTCATTTTAGTAAGTATATCTCCACCTTTtggtttatatttttcttttctaatttaattttctctcttttcttttcagaAATATGTTTACTTTTGTTGAAATTATACACTATTGACTTCTTCGTAATGAATAATCTATGTTCAAACTTCACGGCAATTATATAAATCCaataatttttcaaataaatagtATTCCATTCGattcaaaataagtaattttttggttgttttcacacatattaagaaattcaccttttaacattaattagcaatgaatttgatcatattaacctttactatctcatataaacactcctaacacatattccaacactatttactccaaggacaatgtaggaaaaaaataattaatttattcttgaaatctagaaaaatcacttattttggttCACAAAAAAgggccaaaaaatcacttattttggaccggaagGAGTATATTTAAGCTTAAAAGGTATAGAATAGAGAAGCTTCTTGTATATAGCATTTTCTCTTTTAGGGATCCTTGAACCAATGAATACGAAATACTAAACACTACATATTATGGCGTGtcctgatttgacttataccatgTGACGTTGTTTTTTAATTTGGAGAAAGTTTGTAATGATGCAATCCATATGAAAGTGTTACGATTTGGGGAGTCAAATATTTGTTGTAAGTTGTTTACAAACTAAGTGTTTTAAAGTAGTTTGTAATCCTCTCTTTCGTAACAATTGAACAGacatatttttaatcaataaagAAATTATGaatatgcaaaaatatgaagttgtttgTAACAAAAAATATTACTCTCTCTTAATTTATATGAGAGTGTTACAATTTGGGGAGTCaaatatcttcttcttctttttttttttgtatttttctcaaatttttttgAAACAGTTACTGTACTATATTTTTCATGTAGTACAATAATTGTTTTCAATATATAATTTTGTTTAGAAAATTTATATGCGTGGCATGATATCACAAAAGAATAGAAAAATAgtacggtatagccagttttcggattggtcattcaaaaatagcatTCAAAGCTGACTGGTACAACCCACATGCTTGCCTACTCGTCCCGGTCTATTTGTACCCAGCTATAATCTCTTCCCttctaaaagaaaaaagggaCCAGCagttaccaagtcaatgaaaaataaccactattttgctgcaacagagaccgatccagcataatatactggaattcggtgcacttgtgtatgaactccagcatattatgctggaccgatatactttgtTTGCTCCactataatatactggagactggaacaccgatgctccaaactccagtatattatgccggaccggtatacttgctggaactccagtatattatgctggagttctagtatagttatgctggaactctatcatattatgctggaattccagcatgcttatcctggaactccagtataatatgctagagttcaagtatacttatgctggaactccaacataatatactagcgtatttttcggattttgaacagtattttcgttcagatttatctttatataaaaagtggctaaattttaattacttttaaactggatatttttgaacgaccaattgtaaatctgactatttctCCCCAAAACGTACATAATGGATAACACAAATTGTGCTACTAAACCCAATAGAACAAAGAAAACACGACGAGGTTAAATTGATGCAGTGTTTTATTTTAGAATTCGTGACAACAATTCAAAATTTGCACCACCAAAGAATGTGGTGGAGCAGATTaggctattttttttaattagagATTTCAGATTCGAGTTTAAGTATGAATAACTTTTTGATAATACCGAacaccaaattaaaaaaaaaacaattccaAATATGCTAACAGATGGGGGAAGAAAAAAGCTGCAAGCAAAGACTTTGTCTTAGGTTGACACCAGATTTATCTCACATTTAACTCTccactcaaatctcaattgtgtCTATACCACAATACGCCAGCAAATCCTTCAATTCTTGCATGCATGACACCTGTTTTCCTAACGCGTTTCTCTTCCCTCTACATAAACTGCTTCATTTCCCTACACCATTTGAGAAAAAAGAATCAACTTTCTTGGCAAGTGATAATATAAAAGGAAAATGGGAAACAGAAAGGCTCTTTTGCTCATATTGCTGGTGTTTTCCTCTGTTCTTGTGGCTTCTGTTGGTGCTTATGAATATGAAAGAAGAGGGAAAGAggtggaagaggaagaggaaagtACTGAAAGCGAAtggtttttattgcatgattcaAAGGAAATAGTGAGGACTGATGCTGGAATTATGAGAGTAGTGAGAGGTGGATTTGGTGGTGGGGTTTCTATGTTTCAAAGTCCAATGCATATTGGTTTAATTACTATGGAACCTAACAGTCTTTTCATCCCTCAGTATCTTGATTCTCATCTTACCCTCTTTGTTCGCAGAGGTAAAGTTTTCAGctttttgcttcttttctttaTGCTTCTTGTATAAAAAGAGCAATCTGATGCAAATAGAGTCAGATTCAAGATTTAATGTATTGGTTCTAAGTTctttgaaaactaatgaaaatgcTTACATGTATACTAATTTTCAGGATTTTTACATATATATagtctaaataaaaaaaattatgggttcaattgaaaaGTGTCGGACCACACTGGATCTATTATACTCAATTTTGTCTTCCATTTTATGTAGTAAGTTGTTTTCACGTCATACCACATTGGATCTATCGTACTCAATTTTGTCTTCCACTTATGTAGTTGCTTTCACGGCTTGAACATGTGATGTATGTTCTGATCACAGGCTTACTCTTGTGCCAAGACTCCTTTTCTTTAAGTTATTGTATGATTGTTGTTTTAACCAAAATAAAAAGGGATTTTAACACGAATAGCTTGCCAGATTCAATGTTTACGTTTTCTAATAggtatgattatatatatatattgattataccCAGTTATACATATATGACACgtgttatacatatattataatatCCTATGACTATTCCAATTAAGTTTTTTGTTGATATTGCAGGGGAAACAAGAATTGGGCACATATACAAAGATGACTTTGTAGAAAGGCGATTGAAGGAAGGAGATGTGTACAGTATTCGAGCTGGCTCTGCTTTCTATCTTGTTAATCCAGCTGAGGGACAGAGACTTCACATCATTTGCAGCATTAGCACCTCTAGCAGCTTAGGATGGCACGGTTTCCAGGTACCCCTTTTTGTGATTTCTGTTGCATGTATTCAGTTTCTTGTAAATTTCAGCAGAAGTTGGATCTTTGATGAGAGAAATTCTCTTTTGACTGTTGAATTGTTGAGTTGTCATTAACCATTTTTTGCAGTCTTTCTTCATTGGTGGTGGAATGTATCCAACATCTGTACTTGCTGGATTCGACTCTTTGACATTATCGACAGCATTCAATGTAAGTGATGAGAACTCCTATGTAGAGTTTTCATGACAGATCTAAAAGTTCTATATACTGACGGTCAAAAAACATTTACACAATTAGGTCCCATGTAAGTAAAAtagttacacaaatagccggccaaattcattatttattttttatagcctctatacatagattatacattgataATACATATTTGTACATATACTATACGTGAATTATATATATGTagttatttttagttttagagaTTAGGTAGACAGGTTATTTGGGTAAGTCTGTCAATACATATAACTTGTTAAATCCTTTtaacaaaggaatcaaaataGTTTTTAACATAAGATCTGTTACAATGACAGGTGTCCACAGACGAAGTGAGTGAGATCTTGACAAGACAATATTCAGGTGCAATTGTATATCTGAACACTACTCATTCTCCTACACCCAGCATATGGGCTACATTCTTGAACCTAGAACAGCATCAGAAACTTGATCACCTAAAGCGAATTGTGCATTTGGAGGAAGAAGCTAGCCAAGAAGAAGACGAGGAAAAAGAGCAGCCAATATGGTCTTTGAGAAAGTTCTTGACTAATCTTATTGGTAACGAAAGAAACAGGAGAGAGGGGAAGAAAGTCGACGACAGACGAAGAGGCAAAGGTCCAGATTCCTACAATCTCTTTGACAGAAAGGCAGATTATAAGAATGACTATGGATGGAGCTTGGCCTTGGATCAATCTGATTATTCTCCATTGAAGCACGCTGACATTGGCGTCTATCTTGTCAATCTTTCAGCGGTAATTCCTTTGCACCTTTCTTTTTAACCACGATGCAGTTTCATCCATGTTTACTGTCCTAGTTTACTGTAATTACTAAACTTTATCCGGGATAACTAGTGCAGGTTTAATCACTTAACTTTATCCATTATAACTAGTGCTAGTGTAGTTACTTAACTTTTATAATTAGCGGTGTCTCTAAGTTTGATGAAAGAGATTCAATTGAATTCCCCCCTCCGAGAGTGAAGAAATTTATGGTGCAAATAGGATAAAAACAAAAACCTCTGTGTATAGAGTCTTTTGAATTCCCTTGTGATGTAGTTGTGATGTAGGGTGAGTAAGGGCAGAGTCAGGATTTCAACTTTATAAGTTTTGAATTTTAGAATATAACAATTTTAAGAGATACGAACtgggttctaaatttaatatatatatatatatatatatatatatatatataataaaaaatttaacacaaatatatttttgagcaaaagttactgggttcagcTTCAGGCTTGCTCTTCCCTTGGTTAAGGGAAGCTTTAGATGTAGTGTGATGAAGGGTTCCAAAAATTGCTTTAGATTTTGAATTGTAGACTGCGATTTTTGTGTGAATTTTCCTTGTTAGAATTCGTGAAATTATTATGACTGcgatttttgtgtgatataggcATGAATATAGCCAGCCTATACTGATGCAAGCATCAGTGGCTGATTCCACGGTTCGAACATGTGACCTATAGGCCACATGTAGACCACTTTACCATTGCTCTAGGACTCCCCTTCAATTATAACAAAaacttatttttgtgatttgTCACATTAGTAGTAGTAACTATACCTTAAGATCTTTACATAGTACTAgtatatgtttttcttttcttttttgtaggGAGCTATGATGGCACCTCATATCAATCCAACAGCAACAGAATATGGAATCGTGTTAAGAGGAAGTGGCAGTATCCAAATTGTGTATCCAAACGGTACATTAGCAATGAACTCTAGAGTAAACGAAGGAGATGTATTTTGGGTGCCAAGGTACTTCCCATTCTGCCAAATCGCATCAAGAGCGGGTCCGTTCGAGTTCTTCGGCTTCACAACAACAGCTAAAAAGAATAGGCCACAGTTCTTGGTAGGTCAGAATTCAATACTACAAAGCATGAGGGGACCTGAATTTGCAGCTGCATTTGGTGTTAGTGAAGAGAGACTTGGGAGAATATTGGATGCTCAGCGTGAAGCTGTGATATTGCCGTCAGCGTCTGTTGCTCCGACGGAGCCGATTGATCCGAGAAAGGAGGAGGAAGAAAAACGAGAGAGGGGAAGGGAGAAAGAGATTGTAATGAAAATACCAGAAGTGAATATTAGGAGCTTTGGCAATGACATGATAATGGGATTTGCTTAGAAGGTTATTTGCATGAGGCTGTAGATTCATTTTGGAGTTTTTATTGCTCTGTTCATCTTATGTTTGCTTCCTTGTCGTGTTAGATTGTCTTTGCTCTTGTGAATAAGAACATGGATTTAGTTTTCCCTCTCGTCACTTTGTTTATTTgtcctcttctttttttggtgTATAATTTAGCTTCTCTTTCGCTCTAAATTTTATATTTAAGATCAGATGTGCAAGACATGCATACGAATCAGACTGTTTCCCTTACCCGATAACAATATAATATTGTAGTGTGTATTGGGTTCCTATATAGTGATTCATAACGTAAATGGTCATCTGGCGCCAGCGCTGCAAGCTGAGGAAACAAACATAAAAATATGAAGTAGCATCGGGCTGAGATAGGAGGCCAACTGtccccaaaaatgaaaatttgactACCGGggcaaaatgaataaaaaaaaatagttattcaCCTATACTAACTTTTTAAAAACCGAATTGAATATGGATAAGTACCATATCATCCATTTAGAAAATAAATAACTAATAAGTAACTAATGGATTTAACTTAGTAATTctcccaaaaataattatatggaTAATATGAATATTCTGGTTAATTCATTTTTATATGAAATATGTGTGGggttaaataatttatttatttttagggaTAATTTCACATAAATACAACTCACACATCAACATAATAGCCCAGTCATAACTTTACAAATCTgtagcccaaaaataatatgCTAAGATTTGTAAAGTCATGAGATTGACTTTACAAATCtgtagcccaaaaataataggctaagatttgTAAAGTCATGAGATTTTCTATTCTAATGTCATCTAATTTTGATCTTTCTCCACCAATTTGTCTTTAGTGATCTCTCCTAATATATCATCTTATAATCAAAACATAAAATTGCTCTAGCTAAAGGATTCTTCCTCAAaaatggtaaacaagataaaGAACCGAGTAGCTTTCCTTTTTTCAATTTCGCTGATTGAACTTATATGGTAAAATTGAAAAACAATTGTTGCAAGTTCGTGATTTGACAGAGAAATCGACAAGGAAAGTAGATTTATACATGAATTATTCTAGAAAAGGTAAGAgaacatgaaaaaaaattatttgattataTATATGCAGTACATGTATAATGATGTATAACTATGTATAAACTTGTATATAgaatgtataattatgtatatcaaaagaataagagaaagaagaagaagataagtgtCAAACTTCCATGGAGGCCTCTTATATGATGACAATGTATATATATCCTTATACATTGAGAAATAAATAATTATGTGATGTTATGAACATATATACACATTTATATACAGttatacatatttttatacaattatacaATAATGTATAAGTGTTGATAAATAGTGGTTATACAATATTTATACTAGAAAACATCTTATGTTCAATATTACACCTCTATTTCAGTATCAAAATATCAAAAGAGAGTTTTTCAGAGGAAGTTAGATCtgaaaattaaagaggagagaaGATGGAGATGAATTGTTTTATAAAAGAAGATAAAACTGGAACATCATCTGAAGAACTTGAAAATTGTCTGAATACAACACCAGAGCAAATCATTTGCTAAAACACAAAGTGGTTCAATTTTAAATGAATTCTTTTCCGACagaacaaaaataacataaagtGGATAAAAACGGCTATTCACCACCGGAGATTCATTCTCTGATGACTTCACCGACTTCATCGTCGACCTCTTTATCttgaaaattaaaggaaaaaatggGTAAAGGATGTTATCCACCGCCATATTTATTTTCCGATGACATCGTTAACCTTGCCGGCGACCTCTCAATTGACTTCGTCATCGATATCTTTACtctgaaagttgaagaaagaaaaaaaaaggataaaggAGGCTGTCTAGTTCTCTTCTTAAAGCTAGGTTAATCGATGAAATAATTTTTAAGCATTATCTGCAAAATGGGCTATGCCGCGTAAAGTTTCAAAACATGGGCTATTTTTAGTTGTGAGATTGGGCCGACTGACATAGAAGgtaattctttcttatttttattatccGATCCATCATTTGATCGATCCGATTAGCCCGTTTGCCACCCTAACCTTAATTATTTGCAAGGCAACCTAGAATATATATAAAGAAGGCCAAAAGGGAGACTAACCAAAGAACAAATCAGGACGCGAGTCTAAACTTTGCCTCTACCGTTATGCCAGAACAACTCAGATGACACTCGTCATTCATGCATTGATATCATTTGCCTAAAAAAAGATCTGAGGAATTACCGACTTTAAAAATATTGTTTTGACTGACACAGTTGGTGACTTGGTGTAATTCAAAGATTATAGTAATCAAAATTTGATCCGGACCAAGTGTAATCATTCTAACGGTAGCTTCTGTTTAAGACTTCAATCTAAAATAAGTTTTGTCAAATAAGTTGCGATGGGGTTATATGCATCATCACTATTTATATTTCCCTATATCGCGGTGCACCAATCAAATGAGATATGTTGTTGCTTTTCTTTACATGTTGCTCATTGATTCTGGCATTTGTTTCATTTATTATGATTTAATTTTAACATCGTATGTGTCTATTTGCCTGGATATTTTTACCATCCACAAGAATCTTTTTTTAGTTTCTGGGCATTTTTCAACTGGTAGGTAAGTGAGAATTCTAACTCTTTCAACTGGTGTGTAAGGGAGAATTCTAAACCTTTCAAGCAGTTAATGATTATTatattaagtatttattttatattaactTATAGTATTTTTACACTATTTGTGTATTTTAATATACTAGTATCTATAAACgtgtgttgcacgttaataatgacataTGATggtttaaacatttatttattgtgagcacgtaatttttgcccgaTATATAAAACTACTCTTAAAAAATATTCCAAAATACTTTTTAAGTATTTCatagaattttaggaatttttctgGCATTTATTTGCAATGTTCATGCATatttagaaatattttaaaaatcctattaaatcatcaaaatatttttgtttttcacttgttgcatgtttaggatttaatcgcatattaattacataattaataCATGAAAAAAATACACATTAATCCATATtgctttgttttctattttttagATTCAATTGGTTAAATAGGTCATTTTTGCAAAATCAAtttgaaattgggtgttttgatcaatgatttaattttgaaatacaaagaaaagaaaataaggctATTTTGCTCTACAATTGAATTGGGCCATCCTCCCAAGCCCAATTGCTCACTCCACTAACCCGCCCCAATTCCTCTCTTTTCGCCCCAGACCCGGTCCAAAAATCCAGCCATCGAGACCACTAAACGGCGCAGTATCACCCCAATACTACGCCGTTTTCCCTTCCCAACTAGCTTAAACTGCCCAACCCCTCCCCATTTTGATCAGACCGATCCCCCCCAACccctgataactagggattatgatgcattttacactcctttttgcttaagttttgattagaaatgcatacaaaatagtcccaaaggctcacatgttgtacttgattgcagggtttggtcaacaaaGTGATAATTTGTCAAAAACcatctcaaaaaggagtgaaacatgcacaagtaccaaaaccAAGGCCAAGCTCAGTAAAACAagactagtgcggccgcacaccattctatgcggtccgcaaagatgaAGTTCAAAGAGTATGCATCTCAAGCAGccaagcaatgcggccgcaaagtattttgtgcggaccggATTGATTTCATTGTGGCCGCACTCGACTTTATGCGGCCCGTAGAGCCTAAGATCAGAGAGTTGCCAAGTTGGAGGAATATGCCTAATGtggtccgcggtccattttgtgtgaACGCAGTAGAAGCCACCGAGgtcgcggtgcattttgtgcggtccgtggtgacCAACTTCAGAGAGCAGATTAGTcagccaagagccttagtgcggccacactcgattttgtgcggtccgcactagccccgcaggggtattttgtccagaatttttagcctagtataaatagtttcttttcccttttttaggTCATCGGTTGTATTTGGAAGAAAAGCTGCACTTGTGAACAATTCTCTTTTACCATTTTAtgtaattttagcttagtttcatcattgaatctttaagttttatctagtaattaTTGTTATGGGCTTTTCTACATCcgtttctttgttttcttctataatcatgagtagctagacccattagctagggttgtggcttaaccctagtgtgagtaattgatgggtcttgtgttttactACTTGATtatctatgggtgtttgatatttggactaatttagggttttaatattgaattagtagttgcaaacactagtttatgcctagttgactttggctcttcttgagaaagagagcccaagtctatgaaattggtccaacaaggaattggggcatattcaagagattgatagccccaattaaagggttaaacctagagatagtaacacccgacttgaacctcaattgcttgcacaaattaacatactcaattggtcttgagaaagtcaattcgggcaaaatcatcgaactaccgagaggtatagagtgagtagaatcgtgcaatggttatatcatactccccaaatatgacaatctagccttagactcgagagTCCGTCAATTATCCACCTAGGAGATAGTCACTTCCCTAGTACCTTTTACCTATTTAGACAACTTCCAATAGTTTAATCGTAGCTTtacttagcctaatttagcaCCTTAgcagtataaaattagaagtaaaaatcaaaaccaataatgtttagaagtgcaattaggaacaataaTGCAACACCAATTTatatagaaactcaactccaatctctagctccttgtggaaatcgatcccgaccttctcgggtaaaagctgcttcgacctctcttgctactttgtagtagtacagggttggcctcgatcactttttggcgtcgtttctggggttgtgtaccccatctctgatagctcttggacttcgccgatgcaatgtgtgccgaagaagggtggcatgaccgtggttgcaaattcacaaaatgagttgattcctaccagaactgtcaccggttggagggtatgcatggactactgcaagttgaataaagtgacatgcaaggatcactttccatttcctttt is from Nicotiana tabacum cultivar K326 chromosome 18, ASM71507v2, whole genome shotgun sequence and encodes:
- the LOC107779168 gene encoding vicilin-like seed storage protein At2g28490 — protein: MGNRKALLLILLVFSSVLVASVGAYEYERRGKEVEEEEESTESEWFLLHDSKEIVRTDAGIMRVVRGGFGGGVSMFQSPMHIGLITMEPNSLFIPQYLDSHLTLFVRRGETRIGHIYKDDFVERRLKEGDVYSIRAGSAFYLVNPAEGQRLHIICSISTSSSLGWHGFQSFFIGGGMYPTSVLAGFDSLTLSTAFNVSTDEVSEILTRQYSGAIVYLNTTHSPTPSIWATFLNLEQHQKLDHLKRIVHLEEEASQEEDEEKEQPIWSLRKFLTNLIGNERNRREGKKVDDRRRGKGPDSYNLFDRKADYKNDYGWSLALDQSDYSPLKHADIGVYLVNLSAGAMMAPHINPTATEYGIVLRGSGSIQIVYPNGTLAMNSRVNEGDVFWVPRYFPFCQIASRAGPFEFFGFTTTAKKNRPQFLVGQNSILQSMRGPEFAAAFGVSEERLGRILDAQREAVILPSASVAPTEPIDPRKEEEEKRERGREKEIVMKIPEVNIRSFGNDMIMGFA